A window from Primulina eburnea isolate SZY01 chromosome 2, ASM2296580v1, whole genome shotgun sequence encodes these proteins:
- the LOC140824739 gene encoding pectinesterase-like codes for MMMDSISDAIGYSPNPIWRTSVKELCSMTPYPNACRDSLGSSHIIRSMTELYPSPVLYKISVEISTNEVSKALKEFVHENGTLAKNASIASISSLGTCIQLLSIALDNLNSSLPTTNSDASMSKEARDNFRTWLSASYADLQTCVDGFDDASHDVRRQVMGKLNNSTISVSNSLAIICKIEEHYVVQPGSSKKVSMKKNRADAAVLKQMNQLADVIVAQDGSGNFTSINAALNVVPYRSLNRFVIYVKKGVYKEIVHVDMDKWNVMMFGDGMNDTIVIGDLSTASGKGTFDTATFAVFGKGFIARDMGFVNAAKGRHRAVALLSTSDQSVFYRCRIESHQDTLYAHSARQFYRECNIYGTVDFIFGDSSVVIQNSSILPYRPIDGNMNTITAQGKSNPYSNTGISIQNCVVSPGQDLTGVLTYLGRPWRNYSTTIFMESQMESLIDPQGWLPWGGLVPDTINYVEFGNKGPGANVADRVKWKGVSAQNSTREEASMFTVRALINGDQWLPATGVPFQIDL; via the exons atgatgATGGATTCAATATCAGATGCAATAGGGTACTCTCCGAATCCCATTTGGAGAACTTCTGTCAAAGAATTATGCAGCATGACGCCATACCCAAATGCATGTCGCGACAGCCTTGGTTCCTCGCATATTATTCGTTCGATGACTGAGTTGTATCCTTCTCCAGTTCTCTATAAGATTTCTGTGGAAATCTCCACAAATGAGGTCTCCAAAGCGTTGAAGGAATTTGTTCACGAAAATGGAACATTAGCAAAGAATGCTAGTATAGCATCCATATCGTCTTTGGGAACTTGTATCCAGCTTCTTTCTATAGCATTGGATAATCTTAACTCTTCCTTGCCTACAACCAATTCCGATGCTTCGATGAGTAAGGAAGCTCGGGATAATTTCAGAACATGGCTAAGTGCCTCATATGCGGACTTGCAGACATGCGTGGACGGCTTTGATGATGCATCCCACGACGTGAGACGCCAAGTCATGGGAAAATTGAACAACTCCACGATATCTGTTAGCAATAGCCTTGCTATAATATGTAAAATTGAAGAGCACTATGTAGTGCAACCGGGATCATCAAAAAAAGTAAGCATGAAGAAAAATCGGGCGGATGCAGCAGTCTTGAAGCAAATGAATCAGCTGGCAGATGTTATTGTGGCACAAGACGGCTCGGGAAATTTTACCTCGATAAATGCTGCCCTTAACGTCGTACCGTATAGAAGTTTAAACAGATTTGTGATTTATGTGAAAAAAGGAGTCTACAAGGAAATCGTGCATGTTGACATGGACAAATGGAATGTGATGATGTTCGGCGACGGAATGAACGATACCATAGTTATAGGAGACCTTAGCACTGCTTCTGGTAAAGGAACCTTTGATACAGCTACTTTTG CTGTTTTTGGGAAGGGTTTCATAGCTCGAGACATGGGATTTGTTAATGCTGCAAAGGGAAGGCATCGAGCTGTGGCCTTGCTATCAACATCAGATCAATCCGTTTTTTATCGCTGCCGGATAGAATCTCATCAAGACACATTGTATGCTCACTCTGCTAGACAATTCTATCGCGAATGCAACATATATGGAACGGTGGACTTTATATTCGGCGACTCGTCGGTTGTCATACAGAACAGCTCCATACTCCCATACAGGCCGATAGATGGAAACATGAACACAATAACGGCCCAAGGGAAATCGAACCCATATTCTAACACCGGCATTTCAATACAAAACTGTGTGGTTTCACCAGGACAGGATCTTACAGGAGTTCTGACATACTTGGGCCGGCCATGGAGAAATTATTCCACCACTATTTTCATGGAAAGCCAAATGGAAAGCTTGATCGATCCACAGGGATGGCTTCCTTGGGGTGGACTTGTTCCAGATACCATAAATTATGTTGAATTCGGTAACAAGGGACCTGGTGCGAATGTTGCAGACAGGGTTAAATGGAAAGGGGTGAGTGCTCAAAATAGTACTCGAGAAGAAGCCAGCATGTTCACGGTGAGGGCGCTTATCAATGGAGATCAATGGCTTCCTGCAACAGGCGTGCCTTTCCAAATAGACTTGTGA
- the LOC140823350 gene encoding putative GEM-like protein 8, whose product MGVKTSKSRIGKKNMQKEHVIMGIPISSQDYAFSAKPVLPDPVSQYQLLPSPANHYYKIRHSRVDSMIAKINKLGQSVDIIAQGIREHVRLGPKLSETVKGKLSLGARILQLGGVDKIFKHKFDTRDGEKLFKASQCYLSTTAGPIAGLLFISNHRVAFCSERLIKLSSPSGKLVKIHYKVMIPLRKIRRDNESEDVKKPTQKYVQVVTEDNFDFWFMGFLNHQRTFKYLQQAIHQAR is encoded by the exons ATGGGAGTAAAAACCAGCAAGTCACGAATTGGGAAGAAAAATATGCAGAAAGAACATGTCATCATGGGGATTCCCATTAGCTCACAAGATTATGCTTTCTCTGCAAAACCAGTTTTACCTGATCCCGTGTCTCAATACCAGCTTCTGCCTTCTCCAGCTAATCACTATTACAAAATCAGGCACA GTAGAGTAGACTCAATGATTGCCAAGATTAACAAGCTCGGGCAGAGTGTGGACATAATTGCTCAAGGCATCCGAGAGCACG TGAGACTAGGACCCAAGTTAAGTGAAACCGTGAAAGGAAAATTGAGCCTGGGAGCAAGAATCCTTCAGTTAGGGGGAGTGGACAAAATTTTCAAGCATAAATTTGACACCAGAGACGGTGAAAAGCTGTTCAAGGCTTCACAGTGCTATTTGTCGACGACAGCTGGTCCTATTGCTGGACTCCTCTTTATTTCTAATCATAGAGTTGCCTTCTGCAGTGAGAGATTAATCAAACTCTCTTCTCCATCTGGAAAGCTGGTTAAAATTCATTATAAG GTTATGATTCCACTTCGGAAAATAAGGAGAGACAACGAAAGCGAGGATGTGAAAAAGCCTACACAGAAGTATGTGCAAGTAGTAACCGAGGACAATTTTGATTTCTGGTTCATGGGATTTCTAAATCATCAGAGGACTTTCAAGTATCTGCAGCAGGCAATCCATCAAGCTAGATGA
- the LOC140823358 gene encoding LOW QUALITY PROTEIN: FAD synthetase 1, chloroplastic-like (The sequence of the model RefSeq protein was modified relative to this genomic sequence to represent the inferred CDS: inserted 1 base in 1 codon) translates to MLSGSRISQQLRDHHSLQLGFYGYHSNWRNSYHYRSLSPSHLSSSFVLSFPFSFGCNIAQFPFRSSKRFFRFKLLPTTHSCSSSASSHPSVNNTNNDDDPARVSFVNNENCVRSAIHPPPPLLSGCLSPAGDVPDPPSARLSPVAGGIVALGKFDALHIGHRELAIQAAEIGVPFLLSFVGMAEILGWEPRAPIVAKCDRKRILSSWGLLCHNVIPKEFQIEFSTVRYLTPRQFVEKLSEELGVRGVVAGQNYRFGYKAAGDASDLVQLCAEFGMSACIIDSVMDKNQDSKDINCSNSKEKGQVSSTRVRHALAKGDMKYVSELLGRHHRLMLGVKNKEXVFINGKRLSAPRSCLLNLPPCEGVYEDCCLLIGEENVVVPCRVIIETTNIHVELEELALAPHSHVTAQNSELLGIEFGESSVLS, encoded by the exons ATGTTAAGTGGGTCTCGTATTTCACAGCAGTTGCGAGATCACCATTCTCTGCAATTAGGGTTCTATGGTTACCATTCCAATTGGAGAAATTCTTATCATTACCGCAGCCTCAGCCCATCCCACCTCTCTTCTTCTTTCGTTCTTTCGTTTCCCTTTTCGTTCGGTTGTAACATTGCACAATTCCCATTTCGTTCCTCCAAGAGATTTTTCAGATTTAAATTATTGCCCACCACCCATTCATGTTCTTCTTCCGCTTCTTCCCATCCTTCTGTTAACAATACTAATAATGACGACGACCCGGCTCGTGTGTCTTTCGTTAATAACGAAAATTGTGTTCGGAGTGCAATACATCCTCCTCCACCCCTCCTTTCTGGTTGCTTGAG CCCAGCTGGAGATGTTCCAGATCCTCCATCTGCAAGATTATCACCTGTGGCAG GAGGGATAGTAGCTTTGGGAAAGTTTGATGCCCTTCACATTGGTCATCGAGAACTTGCCATCCAAGCTGCGGAGATAGGAGTTCCATTTCTCTTGTCCTTCGTTGGAATGGCTGAGATACTTGGGTGGGAACCTAG AGCTCCTATAGTTGCCAAATGTGATCGAAAGCGAATTCTTTCCTCTTGGGGTCTGCTCTGCCATAATGTCATCCCTAAGGAATTCCAAATTGAATTTTCTACAGTTAGATATCTCACCCCACGACAATTTGTTGAGAAGTTATCAGAGGAGCTTGGAGTCCGTGGTGTTGTTGCTG GTCAAAACTACCGATTTGGATACAAAGCCGCTGGTGATGCATCAGACCTGGTGCAACTGTGTGCCGAGTTTGGCATGAGTGCTTGTATAATAGATTCTGTCATGGACAAAAACCAAGACTCTAAAGACATAAACTGTAGCAACTCAAAGGAGAAAGGCCAAGTCTCATCCACTCGGGTTCGTCATGCTCTTGCCAAAGGGGACATGAAATACGTGTCAGAGCTGTTGGGACGCCATCATCGTCTTATGCTAGGGGTCAAAAACAAGG AGGTTTTCATCAATGGAAAGAGGTTATCAGCTCCTAGATCTTGTTTGTTGAATCTTCCTCCCTGTGAAGGTGTATACGAGGATTGTTGTCTGTTGATTGGTGAGGAGAATGTGGTGGTACCCTGCAGAGTGATTATCGAGACCACAAATATTCACGTGGAATTAGAGGAATTAGCCTTAGCCCCTCACTCACATGTTACAGCCCAAAACTCGGAGTTACTGGGTATAGAATTTGGAGAGTCGTCAGTTTTAAGCTAA
- the LOC140823349 gene encoding uncharacterized protein: MACINESLGDDELRAVLSKLQLDVEKDLFGLVCKRWLRLQSTERRKLCARAGPHMLNRIAARFTRLRELDLSQSVSRSFYPGVTDSDLSVISTAFSALRVLNLQNCKGITDYGISAIGSGLTSLESLDVSYCRKLTDKGLSTVVKGCKDLRALHLAGCRLISDSLLTHLSMNCKKLEELGLQSCTYLTDSGLTALAEGCRSLKYLDLNKCINIGDLGIYSVAKGCSSSLRTLKLLDCYKVGDDAILSLAKHCRNLEALIIGGCRDIANESIKSLAGACYSSLKILRMDWCLNVSDISLDCIFTLCRKLEALDVACCEELTDAAFQSLGNDDFKLKLKILRVSNCPKITVDGITKLLMSCEALEYLDVRSCPHITKVSCHEAGLQFPVGCQVNFSGSLAEPEVLR; the protein is encoded by the exons ATGGCTTGCATAAATGAGAGCCTGGGTGACGATGAACTTCGGGCCGTGCTGTCcaagcttcaactggacgtggAGAAAGATCTCTTCGGCCTCGTCTGCAAGAGGTGGCTCCGCCTCCAGAGCACAGAGAGGAGGAAACTCTGTGCTCGTGCCGGGCCCCATATGCTCAACCGGATCGCCGCCAGATTCACGCGCCTCCGCGAGCTAGATCTCTCTCAGTCCGTCTCACGCTCCTTTTATCCAGGGGTCACCGACTCCGATCTCTCCGTCATCTCCACAGCGTTTTCCGCGTTGCGCGTTCTAAACCTACAGAATTGCAAAG GTATAACTGATTATGGAATATCGGCAATTGGATCGGGTCTTACTTCTTTGGAATCGTTAGATGTGTCTTATTGCCGCAAGTTAACGGATAAAGGATTGTCAACTGTTGTCAAAGGTTGCAAGGATCTCAGAGCATTACATCTTGCTGGTTGCAGACTTATATCTGATTCTCTGTTAACTCATCTTTCGATGAACTGCAAAAAACTTGAAGAATTGGGTTTGCAAAGTTGTACTTACTTAACTGACTCTGGTCTCACTGCTCTTGCTGAGGGTTGCCGGAGTTTGAAGTATTTAGACCTCAATAAGTGCATTAATATTGGTGATCTTGGGATATATAGCGTGGCAAAAGGTTGTTCCTCTTCCTTGCGCACTTTGAAGTTGCTAGATTGCTACAAGGTTGGAGATGATGCCATACTGTCCTTGGCCAAACACTGCAGAAATCTAGAGGCACTAATCATTGGTGGTTGTCGGGACATAGCTAATGAATCCATAAAGTCATTGGCTGGGGCATGTTATAGCAGTCTCAAGATTTTGCGCATGGATTGGTGTTTAAATGTATCTGACATATCTTTGGACTGTATATTTACTCTGTGTAGGAAGCTCGAGGCTCTAGATGTTGCCTGTTGCGAGGAGCTGACAGATGCTGCTTTTCAAAGTTTAGGAAATGATGATTTTAAGTTGAAGTTAAAAATCTTGAGGGTGAGCAACTGCCCAAAGATTACAGTCGATGGAATCACCAAACTTTTGATGTCATGTGAAGCTCTTGAATATCTTGATGTCCGTTCGTGCCCACACATAACCAAAGTGAGTTGCCATGAGGCAGGACTTCAGTTTCCTGTAGGATGCCAGGTAAATTTTTCTGGTAGCTTGGCAGAACCAGAAGTGTTGCGCTAG